In the genome of Massilia sp. PAMC28688, one region contains:
- a CDS encoding SDR family oxidoreductase — translation MLAALLAEGHHLVCAVRRPPPSHHARLTYIAADFVQDTDKSVWLAHLRNVDAVINAVGIFREQGKQTFARLHTETPCALFAACAESDSVRLVLHLSALGADKDADTPYHLSKKAADDFLARLPLRSFIVQPSLVYGNDGASATAFKTLASMPFSMRFGRAPQLVQPIHVDDLVAAMAALIRQPLPVAGDNGTARRVPLVGPVALPFTQYLRTLRAGMGMGRLPVLPLPGFVAGLLARLKLGWLDPDALRMLNRGNHADADITARLLGRPARSPDTFVDNPAAERAQAKLGWLLPLLRWSIAFVWIATAIVSAGVYPVQDSYQLLERSGVPPAYAPLMLYGAVGVDLLLGIGTLLLRRRRWLWLLQLGLIGFYTVFIAWKLPEFVLHPYGPLTKNLPMLAAIWLLYELEEK, via the coding sequence TTGCTGGCGGCATTGCTGGCAGAAGGCCACCACCTGGTGTGCGCGGTGCGCCGTCCGCCGCCGTCCCACCACGCCCGCCTCACGTACATCGCTGCCGATTTTGTTCAGGATACCGATAAATCCGTATGGCTGGCGCACCTGCGCAATGTCGACGCCGTCATCAATGCCGTGGGCATATTCCGGGAGCAAGGCAAGCAGACATTTGCCAGGCTGCATACCGAGACGCCCTGCGCCCTGTTTGCCGCCTGCGCCGAGTCCGACAGCGTGCGCCTGGTGCTGCACCTGTCGGCTCTGGGCGCAGACAAGGATGCCGACACGCCCTATCACCTGTCCAAAAAAGCGGCCGACGACTTCCTGGCGCGCCTGCCGCTGCGCTCGTTTATCGTCCAGCCCTCGCTCGTGTACGGCAATGACGGCGCCAGTGCGACTGCCTTCAAGACCCTGGCCAGCATGCCGTTCAGCATGCGTTTCGGACGCGCGCCCCAGCTGGTGCAGCCCATCCACGTGGACGACCTGGTGGCGGCCATGGCGGCCCTGATCCGCCAGCCCTTGCCGGTCGCCGGCGACAACGGCACGGCGCGCCGCGTGCCCCTGGTAGGACCGGTGGCGCTGCCGTTCACGCAATACCTGCGTACCCTGCGCGCTGGCATGGGCATGGGGCGCCTGCCCGTGCTGCCGCTGCCCGGTTTCGTGGCCGGCCTGCTGGCCCGCTTGAAGCTGGGCTGGCTCGATCCCGATGCGCTGCGCATGCTCAACCGCGGCAACCATGCCGATGCCGACATCACCGCGCGCCTGCTGGGACGGCCTGCGCGCAGTCCCGACACCTTCGTCGACAATCCCGCAGCCGAACGTGCGCAGGCCAAACTGGGCTGGCTGCTGCCGCTGCTGCGCTGGTCAATTGCCTTCGTGTGGATTGCCACGGCCATTGTCTCGGCCGGCGTGTATCCGGTGCAGGACAGCTATCAATTGCTGGAACGCTCGGGCGTGCCACCCGCCTATGCGCCGCTCATGCTGTACGGCGCCGTGGGCGTCGACCTGCTGCTGGGTATTGGCACGCTGCTGCTCAGGCGCCGCCGCTGGCTGTGGCTGCTGCAACTGGGCCTGATCGGCTTTTACACGGTATTCATTGCCTGGAAGCTGCCGGAGTTCGTGCTGCATCCCTACGGGCCGTTGACCAAGAACCTGCCCATGCTGGCGGCCATCTGGCTGCTTTATGAACTTGAGGAAAAATAG
- a CDS encoding TonB-dependent siderophore receptor: MHDAFTPKQTLIAVAVIALFSNAPAQAQVQPASVAEAATVVVTGTRVANRTALDTASPVDIISADSIKNAGTTELSQALSIALPSLNFPRPGLADGTDTIRPATLRGMGPDQTLVLVNSKRRHTSSLVNTNGTIGRGSASVDLNTIPTAIIKTIEVLRDGAAAQYGSDAISGVVNLRLRTNREGGEATISYGGRVTEYDFIVGTPPAGAPYGVQNSRKRTDGQIGTASIWKGLPWGETGHITLAAEIKDQRHTERSGYDVRRQYPVPPGGGFDPRETTINRFNAWYGEPELKQATLFVNAGNTLANGAKIYGWSSYQRRDAKSAGQFRGPADARNIPSIYPDGFLPIIAPVVDDFSATGGVNWTLEQWDMDMSLGFGNNKMMYTIENSLNRSLGPTSKTEFDAGGYSYNQLVLNLTGVRTYAVAGLASPLNVAVGMEGRREGYKLYAGEPDSYRQGNFPLPNGGIAAPGAQVFPGFQQKDAIDAARTAVGAFVDVEANITDKLLASAAIRAEHYSDYGNSLAGKLASRYDFNKSFALRGSLQNGFRAPSPQQQYFTTTSTNFLNGVPFEITTFRPTDPVAAFLGAKPLEAEKSVNLSLGAVMRFGSVNLTVDAYRIDVEDRIVLSENLNQPAVQAFLRANGYAGGGGRFFINGVDTTNEGVDVVLAWPMNAGAAGKFDFTLAGNFSKTEVTKVPELAVLQQFEPAPPLFARVNRLTIERGQPRNKINASVNWKLGDAGITLRATRYGEVLSPGTGSAPDVLISPKTIVDIESRYALSRRINLAFGVENISDEYPESVPVSINGTGNTPFPNYAPYGRGGRFVYARASYTF, encoded by the coding sequence ATGCACGACGCCTTCACGCCCAAACAAACCCTCATTGCCGTGGCTGTCATCGCCCTCTTCAGCAACGCGCCGGCCCAGGCGCAGGTCCAGCCCGCATCCGTGGCGGAAGCGGCCACGGTGGTAGTCACCGGCACCCGGGTTGCCAACCGCACCGCGCTCGATACCGCCTCGCCGGTCGACATCATTTCTGCCGATTCCATCAAGAACGCCGGCACCACTGAACTGTCGCAGGCGCTGTCGATCGCCCTGCCTTCGCTCAATTTCCCCCGCCCGGGCCTGGCCGATGGCACCGACACCATCCGCCCCGCCACCCTGCGCGGCATGGGTCCGGACCAGACGCTGGTGCTGGTCAATTCCAAGCGCCGCCATACGTCGTCCCTGGTCAACACCAACGGCACCATCGGGCGTGGCTCGGCCTCGGTGGACCTGAACACGATCCCGACCGCCATCATCAAGACCATCGAAGTGCTGCGCGACGGCGCCGCCGCCCAGTACGGTTCCGATGCCATCTCGGGCGTGGTCAATCTGCGCCTGCGCACCAACCGCGAAGGCGGGGAAGCGACCATCAGCTACGGCGGCCGCGTGACCGAATACGACTTCATCGTTGGCACCCCGCCGGCCGGCGCCCCTTATGGTGTACAGAATTCGCGCAAGCGCACCGACGGCCAGATCGGCACGGCCAGCATCTGGAAAGGCTTGCCATGGGGTGAGACCGGCCACATCACGCTGGCAGCAGAAATCAAGGACCAGCGTCACACCGAACGCAGCGGCTACGATGTGCGGCGCCAGTACCCGGTGCCGCCCGGCGGCGGTTTCGATCCGCGCGAAACCACCATCAACCGCTTCAATGCCTGGTATGGCGAACCGGAACTCAAACAGGCCACGCTGTTCGTCAACGCCGGCAATACCCTGGCCAACGGCGCCAAGATCTATGGCTGGTCGAGCTACCAGCGGCGCGATGCAAAGTCCGCCGGCCAGTTCCGCGGCCCGGCCGACGCGCGCAACATTCCCTCGATCTACCCGGACGGCTTTTTGCCCATCATCGCGCCGGTGGTGGACGACTTCAGCGCCACCGGCGGGGTGAACTGGACGCTGGAGCAGTGGGACATGGACATGTCGCTCGGCTTTGGCAACAACAAGATGATGTACACCATCGAAAATTCGCTCAACCGCTCGCTCGGGCCCACCAGCAAGACCGAATTCGATGCCGGCGGCTATTCGTACAATCAGCTGGTATTGAACCTGACCGGCGTGCGCACCTATGCCGTGGCCGGCCTGGCCTCGCCCCTGAACGTGGCGGTGGGCATGGAAGGCCGGCGCGAAGGCTACAAGCTGTATGCGGGCGAGCCGGACTCCTACCGCCAGGGAAACTTCCCGCTGCCTAACGGCGGCATCGCCGCGCCGGGCGCCCAGGTGTTTCCGGGCTTTCAGCAAAAGGATGCCATCGATGCCGCCCGCACGGCCGTGGGCGCGTTCGTGGACGTGGAAGCGAACATCACCGACAAGCTGCTGGCCTCGGCCGCGATCCGCGCCGAGCATTATTCCGACTACGGCAACAGCCTGGCCGGCAAGCTGGCCAGCCGCTACGACTTCAACAAGTCGTTCGCCCTGCGCGGATCGCTGCAAAACGGCTTTCGCGCGCCTTCGCCCCAGCAGCAATATTTCACCACCACCTCCACCAATTTCCTGAACGGCGTGCCGTTTGAAATCACCACGTTCCGCCCGACCGATCCTGTGGCCGCATTCCTGGGCGCCAAGCCGCTGGAGGCGGAAAAGTCCGTCAACCTGTCCCTGGGCGCGGTCATGCGCTTTGGCAGCGTGAACCTGACGGTCGATGCCTACCGGATTGATGTGGAAGACCGCATTGTGCTGTCCGAAAACCTCAACCAGCCGGCGGTGCAAGCCTTTCTGCGGGCCAATGGCTACGCCGGCGGCGGCGGGCGCTTCTTTATCAACGGTGTCGATACCACCAACGAAGGCGTGGATGTGGTGCTGGCATGGCCCATGAATGCTGGGGCGGCAGGCAAGTTTGATTTCACGCTGGCAGGCAACTTCAGCAAGACGGAAGTGACCAAGGTGCCGGAGCTGGCAGTGCTGCAGCAATTTGAGCCCGCGCCGCCCCTGTTTGCGCGCGTCAACCGCCTGACGATCGAGCGCGGCCAGCCGCGCAACAAGATCAATGCCAGCGTCAACTGGAAGCTGGGCGACGCCGGCATCACGCTGCGCGCCACCCGCTATGGCGAAGTGCTCTCCCCGGGCACGGGATCGGCGCCGGACGTGCTCATTTCGCCCAAGACGATTGTGGACATTGAGTCGCGTTACGCGCTCAGCCGCCGCATCAACCTGGCGTTCGGCGTGGAAAACATCAGCGACGAGTATCCGGAATCGGTACCGGTATCGATCAATGGCACCGGCAATACGCCCTTCCCCAACTACGCGCCGTATGGCCGTGGCGGGCGCTTCGTGTACGCAAGGGCCAGCTACACGTTCTGA
- a CDS encoding PEP-CTERM sorting domain-containing protein: MKKIIALAAFAVFSSNAIAGYTQYGFGGPLSGYFIQRDDDQSISYFYVNLPIEDYPRDTPFTMVLQPIGGEGSTRLTDASTYFRRNGPTNFSIFSDFGGDQFTTFAVSFSRGKQGNFSYTANYHSTIYGCYSECVFSSFAGSHVGTASKGTVNADLAAYLDQSGGYYDGVTRITPSFLPTNNVPEPGSLALLGLSVAALLVMRQKQLPIGKSQRRSKNETPT, translated from the coding sequence ATGAAAAAAATTATCGCTCTTGCCGCGTTTGCGGTATTTTCTAGCAACGCTATTGCCGGCTATACCCAATACGGATTTGGCGGCCCATTATCCGGTTATTTTATTCAGAGAGATGATGACCAGTCAATCTCCTACTTCTATGTCAATTTGCCAATCGAGGACTATCCGCGGGACACACCTTTCACAATGGTTCTTCAGCCCATCGGTGGCGAAGGTTCTACTCGCCTTACAGACGCTAGTACTTACTTCCGAAGGAACGGCCCCACGAATTTTTCAATTTTCAGTGACTTTGGAGGAGACCAATTTACTACTTTCGCTGTTTCGTTTTCGCGCGGCAAACAAGGGAATTTTTCCTACACAGCGAATTACCATAGCACTATTTACGGCTGCTATAGTGAGTGTGTTTTTAGCAGTTTCGCTGGTTCGCACGTTGGCACGGCTAGCAAAGGAACAGTTAACGCAGATCTTGCAGCCTATTTGGATCAAAGTGGCGGATATTACGATGGCGTAACTCGGATTACTCCTTCATTCCTTCCCACGAATAACGTCCCAGAGCCGGGCAGTCTCGCTTTATTAGGGTTGAGTGTAGCGGCCTTACTCGTTATGCGCCAGAAGCAACTACCGATAGGCAAAAGCCAGCGGCGAAGCAAGAACGAAACGCCCACTTGA
- a CDS encoding DUF808 domain-containing protein, with protein sequence MASSLLALIDDIATILDDVAVMSKVAAKKTAGVLGDDLALNAQQVSGVSPDRELPVVWAVAKGSMVNKAILVPAALAISVFAPWAITPLLMIGGAFLCYEGFEKLAHKYLHSKEEEAQHHKEVVEALSDPSVDLVALEKDKIKGAVRTDFILSAEIIVISLGTVAAATFAKQVSVLVAIAILMTVGVYGLVAGIVKLDDLGLHLSKRANGAAQGMGKLLLLAAPKLMKLLAIVGTAAMFMVGGGILVHGIPQLHHFVEGATAAAASVPGIGGILKAITPTLIDAVAGLIAGGLVLLVVTGVTRLFKGKAAVHG encoded by the coding sequence ATGGCAAGCAGTTTGCTGGCATTGATCGACGATATCGCCACGATCCTGGATGACGTCGCCGTCATGAGCAAGGTAGCAGCGAAGAAAACCGCCGGCGTCCTCGGTGACGACCTGGCCTTAAATGCGCAGCAAGTATCGGGCGTGAGCCCCGACCGTGAACTGCCGGTGGTGTGGGCGGTGGCCAAGGGTTCCATGGTGAACAAGGCAATCCTGGTGCCGGCGGCCCTCGCTATCAGCGTATTCGCACCCTGGGCCATCACGCCCTTGCTGATGATTGGCGGCGCCTTCCTGTGCTATGAAGGCTTCGAAAAGCTCGCCCACAAGTACTTGCACAGCAAGGAAGAAGAAGCCCAGCATCACAAGGAAGTGGTCGAGGCGCTGTCCGACCCGTCGGTGGACCTGGTGGCGCTGGAAAAGGACAAGATCAAGGGCGCCGTGCGTACCGACTTCATCCTGTCGGCGGAAATCATCGTCATTTCGCTGGGCACCGTGGCCGCTGCCACCTTCGCCAAGCAGGTGTCGGTGCTGGTTGCCATTGCCATACTCATGACGGTGGGTGTGTATGGCCTGGTGGCCGGTATCGTCAAGCTTGACGACCTGGGCCTGCACCTGAGCAAGCGGGCCAATGGCGCTGCGCAAGGCATGGGCAAGCTGCTCCTGCTGGCCGCGCCAAAGCTGATGAAGCTGCTCGCCATTGTCGGTACTGCCGCCATGTTCATGGTCGGCGGCGGCATCCTGGTGCATGGCATTCCCCAGCTGCATCACTTTGTCGAGGGCGCGACGGCTGCAGCGGCCAGCGTGCCGGGCATTGGCGGCATCCTCAAGGCCATTACGCCGACGCTGATTGATGCCGTTGCCGGCCTGATCGCAGGTGGACTGGTGCTACTGGTGGTGACGGGCGTGACGCGGCTGTTCAAGGGCAAGGCTGCGGTGCACGGGTAG
- a CDS encoding BrnA antitoxin family protein, whose translation MNIESTPMTTTPVRTVRPVKRKTRITIYLDDEVLETFRSLSEQSGKGYQTLINAALRTRLGAPRLEAALAE comes from the coding sequence ATGAATATCGAATCGACCCCAATGACCACCACTCCCGTGCGCACCGTGCGTCCCGTCAAGCGCAAGACACGCATCACCATCTACCTGGACGATGAAGTGCTCGAGACCTTCCGCTCGCTGTCCGAGCAAAGCGGCAAGGGCTACCAGACGCTGATCAACGCCGCCCTGCGCACCCGCCTGGGCGCGCCGCGCCTGGAAGCAGCTCTGGCCGAGTGA
- a CDS encoding HU family DNA-binding protein, which produces MKKGELIAEFAKRTEMSGAAANSAVNTIIDIITERLKKGDTVGITGFGTFSVAKRAARKGRNPSTGAAIKIAASKSPKFSAGATLKAAVNPKKK; this is translated from the coding sequence ATGAAAAAAGGCGAACTGATTGCGGAATTTGCTAAGCGCACGGAAATGTCCGGCGCGGCAGCCAACAGCGCAGTAAACACCATTATCGACATCATCACCGAGCGCCTGAAGAAGGGTGACACGGTCGGCATCACTGGTTTCGGTACGTTCTCGGTGGCCAAGCGCGCTGCACGCAAGGGCCGTAATCCATCGACCGGCGCAGCGATCAAGATCGCCGCATCGAAGTCGCCAAAGTTTTCCGCTGGCGCGACGCTGAAGGCAGCTGTCAATCCAAAGAAGAAGTAA
- a CDS encoding LysE family transporter: MLYSTWLLFVASGIAIALSPGSGAILSMSHGLAYGLRKASATVLGLQLGLLLVFAIAGAGVGSLLVASELAFNIVKAVGALYLIYLGVMQWRAPVRPSAADVHAPLAPPNAQRRIVTGFLTNATNPKGIIFMVAVLPSFINKAAPLLPQLLILGATMVVIDTVVMHGYAYLASSMQRFFRDEHALRLQNRFFGGVLMFMGGALFFFKRGTAS, from the coding sequence ATGCTCTATTCGACCTGGCTGTTGTTTGTCGCTTCCGGTATTGCCATTGCCCTCTCGCCCGGTTCCGGCGCCATCCTGTCCATGTCGCACGGCCTGGCCTACGGCCTGCGCAAAGCCAGCGCGACGGTGTTGGGCCTGCAACTGGGCCTGCTGCTGGTGTTCGCCATTGCCGGCGCCGGCGTCGGTTCCCTGCTGGTCGCGTCCGAACTGGCCTTTAACATCGTCAAGGCCGTGGGCGCGCTGTACCTGATCTACCTGGGCGTGATGCAGTGGCGCGCACCGGTGCGGCCGAGCGCGGCCGACGTCCACGCCCCGCTGGCGCCGCCAAACGCGCAGCGCCGCATCGTGACGGGCTTTCTCACCAACGCCACCAATCCCAAGGGAATCATTTTCATGGTGGCCGTCCTGCCGTCGTTCATCAACAAGGCCGCGCCCCTGCTGCCCCAGCTGCTGATCCTGGGCGCGACCATGGTGGTCATTGATACCGTCGTGATGCATGGCTATGCCTACCTGGCTTCGTCCATGCAGCGCTTTTTCCGCGACGAGCACGCGCTACGGCTGCAAAACCGCTTTTTCGGCGGCGTGCTCATGTTCATGGGCGGTGCCCTGTTTTTCTTCAAGCGCGGCACCGCTTCCTGA
- a CDS encoding DUF6600 domain-containing protein: protein MSTRFLRTATLVAFAAFSTYSYAQDDSPGRVGRIAMIQGQVDIAGDVGEEVNAGMVNWPVTSRNQITTGRDGRTEIRIGSTAIRLDADSSLDVTELDDETLRLHLHYGSVNIRVRNPDLARGFELTTPDGLVRLDEVGQLRVDTGRRRDQTVVSVFTGQALVDGGGERITVCAGRRAEFGRDELRTSQAMRDSFDEWSMLRDQRADRSESVRYVTSEMTGYEDLDQHGSWRDSHEYGPLWSPRHVPSNWAPYRDGRWTYLQPWGWTWVDNAPWGYAPSHYGRWVMVDRRWCWAPGRNISRVVWSPALVGWVGGGYSVVTFGSARLPAQGWYPLTPYDEYRPGYRMRGEHLRHVNRHVRKRDERTSIITNTIRKAGLTVVPQSNFAQRGTVVVPTAPRPSAPTGSLITDLVAKAGMPPAPRDYRPRERRQEVQPRTSAFTGLPGQAPQFGVGAQPRGGRYGVERRGDEPAPAAAPVAAGVVSAQPAPAVIAEQQRGERGRRGERDPDLERDRRPRGAESFQMQQAQQRQQQMHHEQQRDSMVRQAAMQAAAQQRQQQAIQQQAAQQQAMQQAAQQQAMQQAAQQQAMHQAAQQQAMQQAAQQQAMQQRQQQEQAMQQRDQQEHARGIRGMVQRAAERQEQQQREERQRAAPAPQQTAPVGGFQRSPDELRRRAKEDMR, encoded by the coding sequence ATGAGTACTCGTTTCCTTCGCACCGCCACGCTGGTCGCGTTTGCTGCATTTTCCACGTATTCATACGCTCAGGATGACAGTCCGGGCCGGGTGGGCCGGATTGCCATGATCCAGGGGCAGGTTGACATCGCCGGCGACGTGGGCGAGGAAGTCAATGCCGGCATGGTGAACTGGCCCGTTACCTCGCGCAACCAGATCACCACCGGGCGCGATGGCCGCACGGAAATCCGGATCGGCTCCACCGCCATCCGGCTCGATGCCGATTCTTCGCTGGATGTAACGGAACTGGACGATGAAACGCTGCGCCTGCACCTGCACTACGGCAGCGTCAACATCCGCGTACGCAATCCCGACCTGGCGCGCGGCTTCGAGCTGACCACGCCGGACGGCCTGGTGCGCCTGGATGAAGTGGGGCAGCTGCGCGTCGATACGGGTCGGCGCCGCGACCAGACCGTGGTCAGTGTCTTTACCGGGCAAGCCCTGGTCGATGGCGGCGGCGAGCGCATAACGGTGTGCGCCGGCCGCCGGGCCGAGTTCGGCCGCGACGAGCTGCGTACCAGCCAGGCGATGCGCGACAGTTTCGACGAGTGGAGCATGCTGCGCGACCAGCGCGCCGACCGTTCGGAGTCGGTGCGCTATGTCACCAGCGAAATGACCGGATACGAAGACCTGGACCAGCACGGTTCCTGGCGCGACAGCCATGAATACGGTCCACTGTGGTCGCCCCGCCATGTGCCGTCCAACTGGGCACCCTACCGCGACGGCCGCTGGACCTATCTGCAGCCGTGGGGCTGGACCTGGGTCGACAATGCGCCCTGGGGTTACGCGCCCTCGCACTATGGCCGCTGGGTGATGGTGGACCGGCGCTGGTGCTGGGCGCCGGGCCGCAATATTTCGCGCGTGGTGTGGTCGCCCGCACTGGTGGGCTGGGTTGGCGGTGGCTACTCGGTCGTCACCTTTGGCAGTGCCCGCCTGCCGGCCCAGGGCTGGTATCCGCTCACGCCCTATGACGAATACCGCCCCGGCTACCGCATGCGCGGCGAACACCTGCGCCACGTCAACCGCCACGTACGCAAGCGCGACGAGCGTACCAGCATTATCACCAACACCATCCGCAAGGCAGGCCTGACGGTGGTGCCGCAATCGAATTTTGCACAGCGCGGCACGGTGGTGGTGCCGACTGCGCCAAGGCCAAGCGCGCCGACCGGCTCCCTGATCACCGACCTGGTCGCCAAGGCTGGCATGCCGCCGGCGCCCCGGGATTACCGGCCGCGTGAGCGCCGGCAGGAAGTGCAGCCGCGTACCAGTGCCTTTACCGGCCTGCCGGGGCAGGCCCCGCAGTTTGGCGTCGGGGCCCAGCCGCGCGGCGGCCGGTACGGGGTCGAGCGGCGTGGCGACGAGCCGGCGCCGGCCGCGGCCCCGGTCGCGGCAGGGGTCGTCAGCGCCCAGCCGGCACCGGCGGTGATCGCGGAACAGCAGCGTGGCGAGCGAGGCCGCCGTGGCGAGCGCGACCCTGACCTTGAGCGCGATCGCCGCCCGCGCGGGGCCGAATCGTTCCAGATGCAGCAGGCGCAGCAACGCCAGCAGCAGATGCATCACGAGCAGCAGCGTGACAGTATGGTGCGCCAGGCTGCCATGCAGGCGGCTGCGCAGCAGCGCCAGCAGCAAGCCATACAGCAGCAGGCGGCGCAGCAGCAAGCCATGCAGCAGGCGGCGCAGCAGCAAGCCATGCAGCAAGCGGCGCAGCAGCAAGCCATGCACCAGGCGGCGCAGCAGCAAGCCATGCAGCAGGCGGCGCAGCAGCAAGCCATGCAGCAACGCCAGCAGCAGGAACAGGCCATGCAGCAGCGTGATCAGCAGGAGCACGCCCGTGGTATCCGTGGAATGGTGCAACGGGCCGCCGAGCGCCAGGAGCAGCAGCAACGGGAGGAACGCCAGCGCGCCGCCCCAGCCCCGCAGCAGACCGCGCCCGTTGGCGGCTTCCAGCGCAGCCCGGATGAACTCCGGCGCCGCGCCAAGGAAGACATGCGCTGA